CATTCAGATCCAGGCTTGGCGCGCATACATAAAACTTCACGCCGGCTTCGCGGGCCTGCTCAATGAAAAAATCCAGCGTCGCTCCTTCGCCGCCTTCCTTGATCCTGAGCGATTCCGCGACCCCCTTTTTCAAAAGGCTGGTGCCTGTGACCGTAAAGACCATGGAAACATCATAATCCATCAATGCCGCAGTTGTCGCCAAAAAGAAGGGCGATGCCGAACGGTGGGGCGCTTCAACACCCGTGGTTTGCATGTAGACGGCTTTTTTTACATCTTCCGACATATTCTCGTCTCCCTTCACTTTGCTTTCTTAATCCGGTAAAAAAACACGCTGCCCTGTTCCTCTGCAGCCAGCAGTTCATGTCCCGTAGCGCGGGCCCATGCTTTGAAGTCCGCCATGGATCCGGGATCCGTGGACTCCACTTCGATAATCTGCCCGATCTCAAT
This sequence is a window from Ferviditalea candida. Protein-coding genes within it:
- a CDS encoding DsrE family protein; translated protein: MSEDVKKAVYMQTTGVEAPHRSASPFFLATTAALMDYDVSMVFTVTGTSLLKKGVAESLRIKEGGEGATLDFFIEQAREAGVKFYVCAPSLDLNDCTVDDLIEIEGVVGGTAVNEMAAEADIFVTF
- a CDS encoding sulfurtransferase TusA family protein — encoded protein: MTEENVIKLDTKGLKCPLPVIRVKKAITGIEIGQIIEVESTDPGSMADFKAWARATGHELLAAEEQGSVFFYRIKKAK